The segment CTGGTGCTTGGGAGCTTTGAGAGCAGAGGGCTTAAGGATCCTCACAAAAATCCAGCAACTATGTCAAGAGGGTGAGAAGTTCAGGCAGATAAGCTGCAAACAGAGGCTCTAAGACAGAAACTCCTCATCACTGCCTTCCTCAGGTAATTTCCATTTTAGAGACTTGAACTTCTGCCATGAGGGAACAATTCACAAGGcaaaacagcacagaaacagTTATGTGTGGGCTGCACACTGCATCTGGGAAGTCACCCAATATCTTAGTGAAGATGTGTCTTCACAGGCCTGTTTTCCCTGTGCATTGCTGGAATACAATTCAAGGTTTGACACTAATTTCATAGCAAAATAAAGTCAAAGACTTCTGATGACCTCTAACTCCTAATTACTGATACAGAATATAAAACACTTAGATCTTTCATATTCCCTTGTGCTcgagtgggaaaaaaaagtcactacTGAGTCATCAGTTATTTAGGAACTCCCCAGTCTCATTCAGGACACAAACCCCTCAGTTTAAACTAGTATTTTCCaacaaaaaatgtttcatttaaaaCAAAGATCTTTGCATCTTGTGCATATTTCATTTATAATTTTGGACGATTCCTACAGCCCTCACTGAAGTGAGATCCTTACTTTGACAGGAGGCAGGGCATTTGTTGCTTGCAATCCCCATGTCCTCAGCAACACCAGAGGTGCCAGTGTGGTAGAGTACAGCCTTTTTAGCACATCAGTGGCAGCTATCAAGGAGACATTATGCCTCTGACGTTCTGTTTCAAACTTGAGGAGGTGTTTTAAGGAGCCTGGAAGAGATAATTGAGTGTTTCTATTACTTTTGATGTGCCACAAGCAATGGGCATCTTATCTATAgagcagtttcctctgggaaCTGAAAGAGAATAGACAAGTGGTCCATCTCAATAAAGACCTCTTTCCACCAGCTAGTTCTCATCACACCACATTTCTAACTGCCATCTTGcagagctttattttttttaagcagcttTAAATTTGTGGGATGGAAACTGCATCCAAGAATTGTGAACTGCTTCGCTTCAACAAAGCTTTCAAACACAAGACAGCTGCATGCTTAACCAGAGTACTGCAGCATAGGCCTGGAAGACTAATCCTTTACTGCCCCTGTGTTGGCTTGGAGCCTTACCCAGATCGCTCCCGTTGAAGGCTGCTGCACTGAGGTGATGAGCTAAACAGGCAATATCACCAAAGCCCAGGTTCACTCCTTGTCCTGCAAGTGGGTGGACTCTGTGTGCTGCATCCCTAAAATAagagaagacagaaatttctttcccttcttaaAGAAAGCCACAGTAGCTGCCAAACCCCAGAAGGGATCAGTGTAGCACTCCTCACCTCTTTGCAATGAACCACCTTAGAGCAGCATATGCACTTTATCCAGTACCTCCTTGCATGCTATGCTGAACTACCTGACTGCCTCTCCAGTTGTAACAAGCAAGACATAGGGGAGGTAACAAAAAGCAGGtctgaaaggaaaattataAAGAGGTGACTAGTCAAAGTCCTCTCAGATCACACATGGAACAGGCCTTTATGTTTTTTAAGTGacctcagcacagcaggagcacTGTCAATGGCACATTGCACAACCACAAAGTGGACAGACATCATGAGCATAAAGGAGAGGTGGGATTATCATTGAACAGAAACAAAATCGGGTTCTCTTATGAACAGACTTATCTGTAAAGCTTAAAGACAAACATTGCTATGGGAGTCACAAAGttagaaaaattaaatgaagTTTTGATATAAAATGCAAGATCATGTGCTTTACCAAGCTATAAAGCATAGTGTGCTCCCAAGCATAGAGTGGTTCAAAGGTTGGAAAGATGAAAAGTGTACCACACAAAAGTGTAGCACAGCATCCAAGAATTACTAAAAACTACCACCACactgcagctggggcagagaAGAAAGTACATGTGACCTTAGAATATAAGAAATGAGGTATTTTCCTGTTTGAATGGGCCACCATACAAAAGTCTCTGACATTCCACATGAGTAATTTTTGTCATTTGTGTTCAAAAAAGGTGAGTTTAAAACTCAAAGTAGTGCTCAGAATGGCTGGTATAACATAAGGGGAAGTACAGATCCAGCATGAGATACTGGATTGTTTCACAGGACTGTACAAACCAGGAAAGGGAAATAAGTATCTTTCAATTTATACAGGGAGCACAGATAATGGGCATAAAGCTACTCACACACATGGACATGAGGGCACAGAGAACAAACCAGATCTGGGTAAAGTCAAACTGGAACAATGTATCATTTCTAACATCTAACTGCtgactgggagctgctgtcctCACATGATTTCTAAGCGCACGCCACCGCTCAGCCAAGGGCAGCCACGGAGCGCCTTACCCGATAAGCGCCACGCGGTGCTGGACGTACTCGGTCGCGTGGCCCACGCCGAGAGGGAACATGGCTCTGCTCTCTGGATCTACTTTAGCAACACTTGGGGGCAGCTGACGGACTGCAGTCCCTGAGGGCTTCAGGAACGAAATGGCAGAACGGAACAGGGCCCCAGCAGTGTCAATGAAGTCAGAGTGGTTTATGTTGCTCCACTgaaacagacaaacaaatcttTGGAAGCTGACCCAAACTAGACCCATAAAAGAacccagctgaaaaaaaatctgagttcCAAATACTGAATTTTAACCACTTGGAAAAAACTATACAGTAGTAAAAACTATCTTCACCATTTTAGGACATACAAATTTCCAGCTAGGATGAGCATACTCTTCCTACCTTTTGGAAATTTAGGTTAACTTCTGTGACTTTCAGAACTAACCTAACTCAGTCCCAAGGGGTCATCTTTTCTTTGCTAGGTGCCTCTTTAGTATCATTCTCACCAGAGGAAGGAACTTCAGAATCCACCTCTCCCATTACTGTCATTTAAGCTACAGAATTCTGTTCTATTTCTTAAAGCCTGTTTCTTGCCACGAGGCTGATACTCACAAAGGCAGAGTTGATGCTATCCACAAAGCTTTCCTCATCCATAGCAAGAAGTTCTGATGCATGGTCATGAGATGTAGACCAGAccagagagctggcagtgtcAGACAGCTAGTTTAGGAGAATGTCAAGGGTAAATatcaagagaaaaagaaacaaaaattaatattcaGTGCAAAGACTTCCCCACTGCCCTGTCTCACACCATCAGTCCCTCTGAAAATTACAGTTCCTGCCCAACTTGTTACAAGTGGGAAATGCCAAGGATAGAGTgagacagcaggagcaggaaaacaCAATAAATCAAGAGTGAAGGGCAGATGTGCAAATTCTTAAGAGACAGAACCAACACAGAAAGGCACGGACAGAAATAAATTTACTAgactacaaaaatattttaaaacctttaaAGAAATGCAGACACCTTACCGGAAGAAGCGCAATTGGCCCGGTGGGAAGGAACCGCTGCCATGCTACATTGTTGTCTGTGGCCTGCAGTGGAAAGAAGCAAGTGGGCAGCAAGCCAGATCACCCTCTTAGGTTCTACTGCTTATGGAAGAGTCAGTTTAGCAGAATTTTACCTCAGATAAATGGAGAGTTGCCACCACAGCTGACTGGTCATACTGATGTTCGATGTTCTTAATTTCAGCTTCCTTCCGGACCATAGAGTTATGACCATCCGCACCAATCTGTAAAACAAAGAGATGCAAAGCAacttctgcagcagctcctaGAAACATTAGGAGCTAGTATTTCACTCTAAAAACCTCAGACTGCAGCTGTATATTGTCTGTTcatccaggggaaaaaaaaaaacaatcccCCCAAAACAAGAAGAGGTGGCCCCTTCTGCTCTTCTCAAATTCAGCAGCATCTCCTTGCACCAGGCAGAGAGAAGGCCATGCCCAGTGTCCCACACCCTCCCTGCCAGGGTTAGCCACTCACCTCACTCTAGCACTCCATGTGGGTGGAGTAGCACACATGGAATTGGAACCAAATCCAGTGGGAAGGACTTGGGTTAGAGATGATGCCTTATCAATGGAAATAAAGAGTTTAGTTACCAGCAGCTTGGTCTGAAGTCTGCGTCCATCAGCTAACTCAACTTGGACCCAAGGGCTTGTGTCACAGCCATGGGAAGGAAGGGGCCAGGTGTATCCAACTGCTTTGCTCCTGTAGAAAACCTCCACGCGGTCTGATGGGAACACAGAGTGCCATGGTCACAGCAGGACACTgacaggaaaaaaggaaacatcGCTACAACAGCCAAGGCCACGCGTGGCTTAACAGCACCCTAGGAGCTCACCCTACAATTGTCAAGGCACCCTGAAAAAACAGATATGGACAACCCCCTGTCACTGTAAGGCCTGCTCTGGACAAGGAGGTAcagattttttaattaaatcaaATTTTGAAGAGACTGTATTCTGAAGAACTACATATGCAAGTGCTTTCCAGCTCTGTAGCCTTTGGAAGTCAgatttctccctccttcccaatTCCAGAAGGTTCTCATTTCTCAAGAGTTACTTGTTAGACAAATTTCTCCCTCTCAAGACTTAGCACACAATAGAAGGCAAGTAACTGAAAGCTATCTGCAGGAAATAAAACATTGAAGAAGTTGTCCACTACCTGCTACTGCATCTAACTGTTTTGTGAGAGCAGACATAATGACATCATTCTCCACTATGTAACCCATGTCATCTAAGTCATCTTTCTCAAAAACGATCATGGCTTCTGAACAAGCATCCCACACCTAcgaagaaaaaatacattacaTGAAGCTATGTGATAAAGAAGTCCATTTCAGGGACTGAACAGCAAAAAGACACAGTAATCTAGAAATATAGAACTGGACAAAACATCCTGAATTACTGTCCATTCCCAGCTACTAAAGTGCACCACATAACTAATTTCATTAAATGATTTAGCTTAAGCTCAAAAAGTAATTCCAAGTCATGTTTTTCATCCCTACTTTTCTGTTACATAATTGACTAGGAAGCTATGCTACAACCTTGCTGTAGGGTAAccccagcaggcagctcagccccacgCCACTGCTTCCTTACTCCCTTCACTAAGGTGGGGAAGAAAACTGGAAGGGTGAAAGTACAAAACTCATGGCTTGAGGTAAATGCAGTCTAATAGGAAAGGCAAAGGCCACATGTGCAAGGAAAGCAAAACGtggaattaattcactgcttcccaagGCTAAGCAGGTGTTTAGCcacctccaggagagcagggccccatcaaGCATAATGGTTAcctgggaagacaaatgccatcactccCAACTTCCCatctttccttcttcttttcctcagCTTTTATTGCTGAGCACGACAGCATATGGTATGGATTATCAGCCAGG is part of the Passer domesticus isolate bPasDom1 chromosome 6, bPasDom1.hap1, whole genome shotgun sequence genome and harbors:
- the COQ6 gene encoding ubiquinone biosynthesis monooxygenase COQ6, mitochondrial isoform X2 — encoded protein: MVGSAMAAVLGHDIHFHDKKIALLEAGPRKEYDHMPDSYSNRVSSISPGSATLLSSCGAWDHVCSLRLKPFRRMQVWDACSEAMIVFEKDDLDDMGYIVENDVIMSALTKQLDAVADRVEVFYRSKAVGYTWPLPSHGCDTSPWVQVELADGRRLQTKLLIGADGHNSMVRKEAEIKNIEHQYDQSAVVATLHLSEATDNNVAWQRFLPTGPIALLPLSDTASSLVWSTSHDHASELLAMDEESFVDSINSAFWSNINHSDFIDTAGALFRSAISFLKPSGTAVRQLPPSVAKVDPESRAMFPLGVGHATEDAAHRVHPLAGQGVNLGFGDIACLAHHLSAAAFNGSDLGSLKHLLKFETERQRHNVSLIAATDVLKRLYSTTLAPLVLLRTWGLQATNALPPVKEQIMAFASK
- the COQ6 gene encoding ubiquinone biosynthesis monooxygenase COQ6, mitochondrial isoform X1; this encodes MAALRGRALLAPLGARLRAGPRAPRRPAAATAPPPLYDVVVSGGGMVGSAMAAVLGHDIHFHDKKIALLEAGPRKEYDHMPDSYSNRVSSISPGSATLLSSCGAWDHVCSLRLKPFRRMQVWDACSEAMIVFEKDDLDDMGYIVENDVIMSALTKQLDAVADRVEVFYRSKAVGYTWPLPSHGCDTSPWVQVELADGRRLQTKLLIGADGHNSMVRKEAEIKNIEHQYDQSAVVATLHLSEATDNNVAWQRFLPTGPIALLPLSDTASSLVWSTSHDHASELLAMDEESFVDSINSAFWSNINHSDFIDTAGALFRSAISFLKPSGTAVRQLPPSVAKVDPESRAMFPLGVGHATEYVQHRVALIGDAAHRVHPLAGQGVNLGFGDIACLAHHLSAAAFNGSDLGSLKHLLKFETERQRHNVSLIAATDVLKRLYSTTLAPLVLLRTWGLQATNALPPVKEQIMAFASK
- the COQ6 gene encoding ubiquinone biosynthesis monooxygenase COQ6, mitochondrial isoform X3; the encoded protein is MPDSYSNRVSSISPGSATLLSSCGAWDHVCSLRLKPFRRMQVWDACSEAMIVFEKDDLDDMGYIVENDVIMSALTKQLDAVADRVEVFYRSKAVGYTWPLPSHGCDTSPWVQVELADGRRLQTKLLIGADGHNSMVRKEAEIKNIEHQYDQSAVVATLHLSEATDNNVAWQRFLPTGPIALLPLSDTASSLVWSTSHDHASELLAMDEESFVDSINSAFWSNINHSDFIDTAGALFRSAISFLKPSGTAVRQLPPSVAKVDPESRAMFPLGVGHATEYVQHRVALIGDAAHRVHPLAGQGVNLGFGDIACLAHHLSAAAFNGSDLGSLKHLLKFETERQRHNVSLIAATDVLKRLYSTTLAPLVLLRTWGLQATNALPPVKEQIMAFASK